One genomic window of Arvicola amphibius chromosome 4, mArvAmp1.2, whole genome shotgun sequence includes the following:
- the LOC119813522 gene encoding 60S ribosomal protein L29-like, translating into MIKHYRWLREPPFTVQPWPKSKNHTTHNQSRKWHRNGIKKPRSQRYESLKGVDPKFLRNMRFAKKHNKKDLKKTQANNTKAMSARAEAIKALVKPQVVKPKVPKGPSRKLTCLAFIAHPKLGKRIRSYMARGRRLQKTKPKVQAKAEASAAAQAPKGAQAPVKAP; encoded by the coding sequence ATGATAAAACACTACCGTTGGCTTCGGGAGCCACCTTTTACCGTCCAGCCATGGCCAAAGTCcaagaaccacaccacacacaaccagtcccggaaatggcacagaaatggcatcaagaaacccCGGTCACAAAGATACGAATCTCTCAAGGGGGTCGaccccaagttcctgaggaacatgcgTTTTGCCAAGAAGCACAACAAGAAAGACCTGAAGAAGACGCAGGCAAATAATACAAAGGCCATGAGCGCACGTGCGGAGGCCATCAAGGCCCtggtgaagccccaggtggtgaagCCCAAGGTGCCAAAGGGCCCTAGCCGCAAACTCACCTGTCTCGCTTTCATCGCTCACCCCAAGCTTGGGAAGCGGATTAGAAGCTACATGGCCAGGGGGCGTAggctccaaaaaacaaagcccaaggttcaagccaaggcagaggcctcagctgcagctcaggctcccaaaggTGCCCAGGCCCCTGTGAAGGCCCCATAA